Proteins encoded by one window of Salvia splendens isolate huo1 chromosome 7, SspV2, whole genome shotgun sequence:
- the LOC121810613 gene encoding uncharacterized protein LOC121810613, protein MNLDAQGWCPQRGECNYKSSKKLRLDAYDSACGTRKRRRCGMTRTFARRELKVGQRVLLFQSRLKTNAREKLRSRWIGPYTIVAIRANGAVELQGSDPGSPTFMVNGHG, encoded by the coding sequence ATGAATTTGGATGCCCAAGGCTGGTGCCCACAGAGAGGAGAATGCAACTACAAGAGCTCGAAGAAACTCCGCCTTGATGCCTATGATTCtgcatgtggtacaaggaaaagacgaagatgtggcatgacaagaaccttcGCAAGAAGAGAACTCAAGGTGGGCCAGAGAGTGCTTCTCTTCCAATCCAGACTCAAAACTAATGCCAGGGAGAAACTAAGGTCAAGATGGATTGGTCCTTATACCATTGTCGCCATCAGAGCGAATGGAGCAGTCGAACTCCAGGGGAGCGATCCAGGCTCGCCTACCTTTATGGTGAATGGTCACGGGTGA